The stretch of DNA GCGACGCTCGAGAAGCTCGTCGACCGCCACGAACTGCTGACCGCGCCGGTGCTGACCGACGCCAGCGACCACGCGCTGCCCGGCGCACACGACCACGACCACGACCGCTGAGGATTTCCGATGAACAACGCAAACCCCGCTTTTGACGTCCCCCGGGTCAACCTGCGAGCGGCGGCCGCAGTGCTCGCCACCCCGGCTCGATTGACCGTCATCACTATGCTCGCCCTGATCGCCTACTACTTCGTCGGA from Mycobacterium sp. JS623 encodes:
- a CDS encoding CbtB domain-containing protein: MNNANPAFDVPRVNLRAAAAVLATPARLTVITMLALIAYYFVGYDQGAVSVFGSDTHIHEFLHDARHLLGFPCH